The Burkholderia cepacia ATCC 25416 genome includes a window with the following:
- a CDS encoding PAAR domain-containing protein, producing MRPIVLVGHRHSCPIHGEGVVIGGAESAAINGRAVARVGDRISCGAVIQTGSSGAEIEGQPVAREGDTTSHGGTLVEGEAGWQVE from the coding sequence ATGCGACCTATCGTACTCGTCGGCCACCGACACAGCTGTCCTATCCACGGTGAAGGTGTCGTCATCGGCGGCGCCGAGTCCGCCGCCATCAACGGTCGAGCCGTAGCGCGCGTGGGCGACCGCATCAGTTGTGGCGCGGTGATTCAAACCGGCTCGTCCGGCGCGGAGATCGAAGGCCAGCCGGTGGCGCGCGAAGGCGACACCACGAGCCATGGCGGCACTCTGGTCGAGGGCGAAGCAGGATGGCAGGTGGAGTGA